AAACTTCTTTTACATAATATTCCTTGTTGAAATGGGCGTAGAAagtcatcaaatattttatatatttcaattttatttacataatttttacttaatttttcatttccatattttcagttttgtttccattttatattcatatattatagttttattttttgttttattttattttttttcagaatgcaAACCCCAAGAGTTCAAACAAGAATGACAGACAGGCTTTCTTACTTTATTCTAGCTGTGAAAAATTATTTGGAAGTATTGTGGCTAATTTCCAAACTTACCCCCAAATCCAAGAGTGTGCCATTATCCTTGGTTCCTCATCTCTCAGCCCCAAAGAGGTGTTCCACATCACTTTTCCTCCTGCAGACTCTAGTCAACACCCACAAAAGCCCCTGTCTGCCAAAGACTGCAAGCGATTTCTTTTCTTACAGATTTTTGCAAAGGACCCATTCTTTAGTGGTTCAAGCCTCCCATGTACCAATATGCACGTGTTACTGCTTGCCCCACGACAGCTTAAGTTGACTGGCTTCTCTGCCAAACCCGTCTACAAGCCTTCAAAACGTGGACAACATTATTACTTGAACTTATTACAAGATAGTGAgcaagatgatgatgaagtctcTTTCCATCCTAAACACAACTACAGTCTTGATTTGTCTGGGTTCGAACCACTCACGCCATCCAAGAAAGATGACAGTGTCCTGAATGATTTTCATGCCTTAAACCTTTTGGACGATGACGACAACTCTCAAATATGGTATCAGGCAAACATTAGTGTGAAAGGTTATCATGCAACTATGCCAACAAATTTATAGCTCACATACTTTCTGAAAAGAATTTGGCTGAAATGGATGAGCAGGATATGAGTATTTGAGATTCTGGATTATTAAAATTGATAGTGATGGGATAAAATGACTTgtggtatttatattcttttatattctgagttcaaatccaaccaaggtcaacttttcctttctttctaggggtcaatataataaaataccagAGAAGTTTCAGcattgatttaattaactatacACCTTTCCCCCCAAATTTAtacctttatttgttttatttctatttttatcatcattatgaatttatgcatgtgtatgtatatgtgtgtatagagttttaacacacacacacaaacagaattgGATGTTTCTATTAAAGAATGAGAACAATTCAAAACTATATTATGTATAGAGTGGATATATTAATTAACATAATGACCGGTTTGTAATTAGTCCTATTTCTTCTTTAGACTTTGTTGGAGAATTCTAAAGTGAAGGAAACAGGACTAGTTTTGTAACTAATcttaacacacgcacatatatgtacctatatatacacgcacacacttaatCATGTGTTGCTTCTGgtttaacttttaatttaataTGGTAAAAGAAATACCTGTAACAGTTGGTGTCACTCCAATGAAATTAACCTGATTCtctgtgaaaattaaaaaaaaacctttaccTAGTTGATCTGTCCTTTATTCTAGGTCATAGAGAATTGGGTCTCCGATCAGATTTTAATGGTCAGATATCACAAATCACTATATTACTTATGCCTTTAAATGAGACatgaatgtaataatatatttcactCTCTGTATAACTATAGCTTTTTAATTATCAAATAACATGTTAATTATTAACTGGGCATATCttcttaaacatattttttacTTTCCTACCTGTTGGCTGCCCTAGGTGAAACTACTTTGTCTTTGTTTTAGAGGTTGGATCACATCCATGTACAGCAGTATTTGCTTGGTGATCAAACTCAGAGGCCATATAAGAGAACATTCTCTTATGACATACTCAGTCCGAGAAAGGTGCCCTTCACATCACTTCTGTACTTTTTGTCTGTTGAGTAACAGATGTGCAAGTTAGGTATGTTGAGGGACATTCTTCTTGAACTGAGGTACAAGTGTTATATTGCATCCATGAACCATGTCAATGTCATGTCAGAAATCTTAGAAACCAAAGTGATCATCACCATACCAGAAGAATATGAGATGGTAACAGAAGATGTATTTACCATGACAAGTCAATCAAGTTGCAGCTGTTAAGGTGTTTGAGGTCTTGTTTGGTTTGTATTTCCAAGTGAATAGGAACAAGTGTGTATTTATGAGGAAAGTGGCCAATTTCAACTAGAAATGAGCTGTGTAAAAGCTAT
This region of Octopus bimaculoides isolate UCB-OBI-ISO-001 chromosome 6, ASM119413v2, whole genome shotgun sequence genomic DNA includes:
- the LOC106873679 gene encoding MAD2L1-binding protein, producing MACRSAVHPNSVVCDIPFKGTIDTEIRAYLLNELIKYILYEKSQMPEMFDQLKKHINVRGKNANPKSSNKNDRQAFLLYSSCEKLFGSIVANFQTYPQIQECAIILGSSSLSPKEVFHITFPPADSSQHPQKPLSAKDCKRFLFLQIFAKDPFFSGSSLPCTNMHVLLLAPRQLKLTGFSAKPVYKPSKRGQHYYLNLLQDSEQDDDEVSFHPKHNYSLDLSGFEPLTPSKKDDSVLNDFHALNLLDDDDNSQIWYQANISVKGYHATMPTNL